AGTATCAACCATTCTAATCATCTCATCAATGTTTCTTCCTAGTGGTAAATCATTGATAACTGCATGTCTTACTGTTCCATCTTTATCAATTAAGAAAGAACCTCTTAATGCAACTGAATCACCAAATAAAACATCATAATCTTTTGAGATTTGTTTTGTAATATCTGCAACTAATGGATATTTAACTCTTCCAATTCCACCATTTTCAACTGGAGTTTCTCTCCATGCAAAGTGTGAGAATTGAGAATCAACAGAACAACCAATTACTTGGATTCCTCTATCTTCAAACTCTTTAATTCTATTTGAGAATGCAATGATTTCAGATGGACATACAAAAGTAAAATCTAATGGGTAGAAAAATAGTACAGCACCATTTTTTCCGATATTTTTATATAAGTTAAAATCTTCTGAAATTGAACCATCTGCTAAAACAGCTGTAGCTGTAAAATCTGGAGCTTTTTTTGTTACTAACATTTTTAATCCTTTTTATTTATTAATTTTTAATTTTGTGATGGAATTATAAATATAATATACTTAAAACTAAATTAATATTTTTATCAAAAGAAAAAGTTTATCATTTGTAGAATTAAAATAGATAACTTAAAAGGAAAACCCTTTTACTTTTTTAAATCAAATCTATCAAAACTAATAACTTTTGTCTAAGCTACAATAAAATCGTTTACAAATTTTTCTTTTGAATTGTATAAATCAATTTGGACATAAAACTAGCATCATTATTTTTTGAATTAAGATCATTTATACTATGACTAAGATTTGTACCTGCCCTTAAAAAATTCTCAATT
Above is a genomic segment from Aliarcobacter cryaerophilus containing:
- a CDS encoding peroxiredoxin, coding for MLVTKKAPDFTATAVLADGSISEDFNLYKNIGKNGAVLFFYPLDFTFVCPSEIIAFSNRIKEFEDRGIQVIGCSVDSQFSHFAWRETPVENGGIGRVKYPLVADITKQISKDYDVLFGDSVALRGSFLIDKDGTVRHAVINDLPLGRNIDEMIRMVDTMLFTNEHGEVCPAGWSKGDEGMKADKSGVAEYLAKNQDKL